The stretch of DNA GGCCGGGTCCGGGGTGCTGGGCGACCTCGGCTCGCACGTGGTCGACCAGGTGCGCTTCCTGCTGGACGACGAGGTCTCGAGCGTGGCGGGCCGGCTGGAGACGTTCGTCGGGTCGCGTCCGGGACCCTCCGGTCCCGAGCCGGTGACGGTCGACGACGCCGCGTGGGCGCTCCTGGGCACGTCGCGCGGAGCGATGGTCAGCCTCGAGGTCAGCCGGATGGCCACCGGGCGCAAGAACGCCCTGCAGATCGAGGTGTACGGGTCCCGCGGCTCGGTCGCCTTCGACCTCGAGCGCCTCAACGAGCTGTGGATCGACACCGGCGAGGGACGCACCCGCGTGCTCGTCACCGAGCCCGACCACCCCCACCTCGAGCCGTGGTGGCCGCCCGGTCACGTGCTGGGCTGGGACCACACGTTCACGACCCAGGCCGCCGGCTTCCTCGCCGCGATCGCGGACGGCACCGACCCCACGCCGTCGTTCGAGGACGGTCTGGCGGTGCAGCGGGTGCTCGACGCGATCGAGCGCAGTGCCGTCGCCGGACGCGACACGGTCGCACTCGCGAGATCCTGATCATCGAAGGAGGGACACCATGGGCAAGCGCTTCACGCTCTTCACGGGCCAGTGGGCCGACCTGACGCTCGAGGAGGTCGCCGAGCTGGCGGCCGGCTGGGGCTACGACGGCCTCGAGATCGCCGTGTCCGGCGAGCACCTCGACGCGTGGCGCTGGGACGACGACGACTACGTCGAGGGACGGCTGGAGATCCTGCGCCGGCACGGCCTCGGCTGCTGGGCGATCTCGAACCACCTCAAGGGCCAAGCCGTGTGCGACGACCCGATCGACGACCGCCACCGGTCCATCGTCGGGCCGCGGGTGTGGGGCGACGGGGAGCCCGAGGGCGTGCGCCGCCGCGCCGCCGAGGAGATGCAGCACACCGCGCGCCTCGCTCAGCGGATGGGCATCGACGTCGTGGTGGGCTTCACCGGCTCGTCGATCTGGCAGTACGTGGCGATGTTCCCGCCCGTTCCCGCCGAGCGCATCGAGGCCGGCTACCAGGACTTCGCCGACCGCTGGCACCCGATCCTCGACGTCTTCGACGAGTGCGGCGTCCGGTTCGCGCACGAGGTGCACCCCTCCGAGATCGCCTACGACCACTGGTCGACCGTGCGCACGCTCGAGGCGATCGGCCACCGCGAGGCGTTCGGCATCAACTGGGACCCCAGCCACATGCTGTGGCAGGGCCTCGACCCGGTCGCGTTCATCAGCGACTTCGCCGACCGGATCTACCACGTGGACTGCAAGGACACCCGCATGCGGATGGGCGGCGGCCGCAACGGCATCCTCTCGTCGCACCTGCCGTGGGGCGACCAGCGTCGCGGCTGGGACTTCGTCTCCACCGGTCGCGGTGACGTGCCCTGGGAGGACGCGTTCCGTGCGCTCGCGCGCATCGGCTACGACGGGCCGATCTCCGTGGAGTGGGAGGACGCCGGGATGGACCGGCTCCGGGGCGCGCCCGAGGCGCTCGAATTCCTCAAGCGGTTCGACTTCGACCTGCCCACCGCCTCCTTCGACTCCGTGTTCGACCAAGGCTGACCGGCACCGACCGGCGCGGGACTAGGCTTCGAGCGTGAGGACCCTCATCACCGGAGGCGTGCGGTCGGGCAAGTCGTTCCATGCCGAGTCGATGCTCGTCGCGGCCACCGACGTCACGTACATCGCTCCCGGTCCGGCCCCCGATCCCGAGTTCGACCCCGACTGGGCGGCGCGCGTCGAGGCCCATCGCGGGCGGCGCCCCGAGCACTGGAAGACGGTCGAGACCGCCGACCTGGAGCGCGCCATCGCGATGGCCGACGGGACGGTGATCGTGGACTGCCTCGGCACGTGGGTCACCGCCCTCATCAGCGAGCTCGACGGCTGGGACCAGACGCTCGACGACTGGGAGCCCGAGTTCTGGCTCCGGGTCGAGCGCGCCGTCCAGGCCATGACGGCCCACGCCGAGGACGTCGTCGTGGTGACCAACGAGGTGGGCTGGGGCGTCGTGCCCGAGCACCGCTCCGGGCGGTTGTTCCGCGACCTGCTCGGCAAGGTCAACCAGCGCTTCGCGATGGACTGCGACGAGGTCCTGCTCGTCGTCTCGGGACGCGTCCTGCGGCTCTGATCGGTAGCGGTGCCTCAGGCGGGCGGCGTGAACGCCGCGCGGGCGTCGGCGACGCGGGCGCGGACCACGCAGTCGTGCGCGTGGTCGTTGACCAGGCCCATCGCCTGCATGAACGAGAACACCGTGGTCGGGCCGACGAACTTCCAGCCGCGCCGCTTGAGGTCCTTCGACAGGGAGATCGCGGTGGGCGAGGTGGTCAGCGACTGGGGCTCGGGGATCTCGGCGGGATCGGGCTCGTGACGCCACACGAACGCCGCGAGCGAGCCCTCCGACTCGATCAGCTCCAGCGCGCGGCCGGCGTTGTTGATCGCCGCCTCGATCTTGCCGCGGTGCCGCACGATGCCCGCGTCGGCGAGCATCCGGAGCACGTCGGACTCGTCGAACGCAGCGACGGCCTGGAGCTCGAAGCCTGCGAACGCCGCGCGGAAGTTCTCGCGCTTGTCCAGGATCGTGCGCCACGAGAGGCCCGACTGGAAACCCTCGAGGCAGAACTTCTCGAACAGCCTGACGTCGTCGGAGACCGGGAAGCCCCACTCGCCGTCGTGGTACTCCACGAAGCCGGGGGCGCCGCCGGCCCAGTCGCAGCGCGGCTCGCCGTCGGGGCCGAGGAACGTCATGGGATCACCGCCGAGAAGCCGATCAGGAGGACAGCGAGGGCGACCTCGACCGAGGCGCCCACCGCATCGCCGATGATGCCACCGAGGCGGCGCACGACGTGGGCGATCAGGGCGACGACCACTACGAGTGCCACGGCCACCGCGGCCACGCCCTGCAGCACGGGGGCCGAGGTCGTCGCCGTCAGCGCCGCGCCGACGGCGGCTGCCGCCAGCCAGACCACGGCCAGCGTGATGGGTCCGATGCTGCCGGCGAACGTGGCGCCCATGCCGTCGCGACGGGCCGCGGGGACGCCGCGCCGCAGGCCCACGGTGGCCGCGACGCGCGCGAGGCACCACAGCCCCCCGAGGGCCACGGGGCCCCACGACCAGCATGTCGCCAGGGTCCCCGCCGCGGCGGCCTGCACCAGCAGGACGAGCACGAGGGTGGCCGCGCCGGCGGGCCCCACGTCACCCGTCCGCGCGACGGTGAGCGCCCGGTCGCGGTCGTAGGAGGAGGCGAGCGCGTCGGCGGTGTCCGCCAGCCCGTCCAGGTGGAACCCGCGGGTCGCCCACGCGCCGAGGCCGATCGCGAGCGCGCCGACGACAACTGAGGACAGCCCGAGCTCCTGCCCGCCCCAGGCGACCAGGGCCACCAGCACACCGACCGGGACGACCGCCAGCGGCGCGATCGCGACGGCGACGCCGGCGGTGGCGCGGTCCACCCGTCGCGGAGCCGGCACCGGAACGGCGCTGAACGTCCCGACGGACAGCCGGACCGCGTCCCCGAATCGGCTCACAGGAGCTCGTCGAGCCGCGCCATCTCCGACAGCAGCAGGGCCGCGGACCGCACGAGGGGCACGGCGGCGACCGCGCCCGAGCCCTCGCCGAGGCGCATGCCGAGGTCGAGCAGCGGCTCGAGCCCGAGGTCCTTCAGTGCGTGCCACTGCGCGCCCTCGGTGGAGCGGTGACCGGCGGCGAGCCACGGGGCGACGCCGGGCGTGAGGCGCTCGGCGACGAGCGCGGCGGCCGTGGCGATCGCCCCGTCGAGCAGGACCGGGACGCCCGCCTGCGCAGCGGCGCTGATGAACCCGGCCTGGGCGGCGATGTCGGGGCTGCCGAGCGCGCTCAGCAGGTCGATCGGGTCGGACGTGCGGTCCTGCGCGCGACGCAGGGCCGTGTCGATGACGTCGGTCTTGACCCGCAGCGCCGCGTCGTCGATGCCGGTGCCGCGCCCGACGACGTCGACGGCCGGGAGACCGAGGACCGCGGCCGTGAGGACCGCCGCCGTGGTGGTGTCGCCGATGCCCATGTCGCCGCCGATCAGCAGGTCGGCGCCGGCCGCGATCTCCTCGGCGGCGATCGCCGCGCCCGCGTCGACGGCGCGCTGCGCCTCGTCTGCGGTCATCGCGTCCGTCAGGTGCAGCGGCTCGGTGCCCCGGCGGATCTTGTACGCGCTGATCGAGGGGTCGAGGTCGGGGAACTCACCGTCGACGCCGAGGTCCTGGACCCGCAGGTGCACGTCGTGCTGGCGGGCCAGGACGGCCACGCCCGCGACGCCGGAGACGAAGGCCCGCACCATGGCGCCGGTGACGGCCGGCGGATAGGCCGAGACGCCGTGCGCCGCGACACCGTGGTCGCCCGCGAAGACGACGGCTCGCACGTTGGAGGGAGCTGCCGGGGTGGCCTCGCCGCGGACCGACGACCACCACACCGCCAGCTCGCCGAGACGCCCGAGGGCCCCGGCGGGAATCGCCAGTGCGGCGAGGCGGTCACGAGCTGCGGAGAGAGCGTCCTGCGAGGGCGGGGTGATCATCTGCCCATTGTCCCGCGAGATCGACGAGCTCGGCCTCGAGGGTCACCAGGCGGGAAGCGGCCTCGCGGTCGAGGCCCGCGGCCACCACGCGGTCGGTGGCGTCCTCCAGCTGGGCGCGCGCGGCCCGGCCGGTGTCGGTCGCGGTGCCGTCGGGCTCGAGCCAGCCGCGCGTCACGAGTCCGGCGATCGCCTCGGCCCACTCCTGCTCGGTCCAGCCGCGCATCGTGCGCTGGTCGGAGAACCAGGACCAGCCGGTGCCGACGGCCAGGGCGTTGGCCGCCGCGCCGCCGAGCCCCGCGGCCGTGAGGACGGCGAGGTGGCAGTCGCCCCGGTACTCGCGCAGGGCGGTGACGGACTGCCAGAAGTCGACGACCGGATCGTCCGAGGCGGACAGGTCGGCGTGGGCGGCGGCCAGCGGCTTGCCGGCCCAGTCGACGCCCTGCAGCACGGATCGGACCCGCGGCGCCAGGGCCGCCGCGCCCTCGGCGACGCCCTCGAGGAGGTCGCGAGCCAGGGCGTACCGCTGCTCGAGCACGCGGTCGCGGTCGGCCATCCGCCACGCGTCGGGCAGCGCGCGCTCCACGAGGCGCGGGGCGAAGCCGTGGAACGTGGCGACGACGAGCCGGGGGCCGGGCGTCCCGAGCGCGGCGGCCCGGCTGGCGAAGTACCCCATCCAGTAGCCCTTGAGGCCGACCGACTCGTACCTGGCCTTCGAGTCGGGGGCGAAGTAGACGCCGCCGTGCAGGTTCTCGATCGCCGACCAGAGGGCTCGTGAGGTCATGGGCCGACCCTAGCGGCGTCCAAATGGGGGATTGCCGGACGACAGTCTCCCGGATTCAGATACCATCGGTATGCGAAGCCGGAAGGAGCCCGCCGTGACGCAGACCAGAGTGAGCCGTGCCGAGCGTCAGCAGCAGACGCGTGACCGCCTCGTCGAGGTGGCCACCCAGATGTTCCTGGACGTCGGGTACTCCGGCACGTCGCTGGACAAGGTGGCGGTCGAGGCCGGCTTCTCCAAGGGCGCGGTGTACTCGAACTTCGCCGGCAAGGAAGAGCTCTGCATGGCGGCGCTCGACACGATCCACGCCGAGAAGATCCGCCTCGTGCACGAGATGTTCACCGAGGACACGTCGATCGAGACGCGCCTGAAGAGCTTCGTCGAGTGGTCGCGGTCCGGCCTGGGCGAGCCCCGTTGGACGGCGCTCGAGGTGGAGTTCGCCGCCGTCGCGCGGCACAACCCCTGGGTGGCGTCGGAGCTGGTGAAGCGTCACCGCGAGGTGCGCCGCCTGATCGCGCAGCTGATCTCGGCCACGGTCGAGGACGCGGGGCTCGAGACCACGGTCCCGGTCGAGCACGTGGCCACGGCCCTGCTCGCGGTGGGCGCCGGACTCGGCGGCCTGCGCGCGCTCGACCCGAAGATCGACATGGACGTGTTCGGCGACGTGCTCGCCGGTCTCGTCAGGCCCCGGAGGGACCCCGCGGCTCAGTAGCCGCCGTTGGCCTTGAAGCGCTCGAAGCTGGCCTGGATCTCGGCCTCGGCCTCGGCGCGGCCGACCCACTCGGAGCCTTCCTCGACCGACTTGCCGGGCTCGAGGTCCTTGTAGCTGGTGAAGAAGTGCTCGATCTCGCGCAGGTCGAAGTCGGACACGTCGCCGACGTCCTGCGTGTGGTCGTGGCGCGGGTCGCCCGCGGGCACGCAGAGGATCTTGTCGTCGCCGCCGGCCTCGTCGGTCATCTTGAACATGCCGATCGCGCGGCACTCGATGACGCAGCCGGGGAACGTCGGGAAGGGCAGGATGACGAGCGCGTCGAGCGGGTCACCGTCGTTGCCGAGGGTGTTGTCGATGAACCCGTAGTCCGCCGGGTACTGCATCGACGTGAAGAGGGTGCGGTCCAGCCGGATGCGGTGGGTCTTGTGGTCGAGCTCGTACTTGTTGCGCTCGCCCTTGGGGATTTCCACGGTGACGTCGAAAAACACGGTTCCTCCGGCTTGGTGTTGATGGCTGTCACATAGTCTGACGCACGTGAAGGCCCGTGGCTCCCGCAGGGGGGAGAGAGTGCATGCGGCCTGGATGCTGCCGTTGCTCGTGGTGGTGACGCTCGCGGCGATCGGCGCGCTGTACGTGCGCGGCGACCTCAACCCCATCCTGTGCGACGGCGCGTGCGGACCCGAGTACGTCACCGCCCCCACCGGCCTGGCGTCCGCGTCGCCCGCGTCCGACCGGGCCACCGGCGTCGGCTCCGCGCCCGTCGACGCCGCCGCGCTCGCGGCCGCGGTGAAGGATCCGCTGGCGTCCGACGCGCTCGGCGGTCGCACCAGCCTCGTCGCCCTCGACGCCCGCGACGGCACCGTGCTGGCCGAGTCGGGCGACGGCACGCACATTCCCGCCTCCACGACGAAGCTGCTCACCGCCGTGGCGGCCCTCGACACCCTCGGTCCCGACGCCACCTTCACCACCTCGGTGGTGCGCGACGGCGACCGACTCGTGCTGGTCGGCGGCGGCGACCCCTACCTCACCGACACCCGCACGAAGGGTTCGCCGGTCGAGCGCGCCGACCTCGCCACGCTGGCCGCCGCCACGGCGACGAAGGTCGGTCGGGCGCGGGTCACGCTCGGCTACGACGTCTCCCTGTTCTCCGGGCCGTCGGTCAGCCCGGCCTGGGAGGAGGGCTACGTCGGCAGCGTGGTCGCGCCCGTCAGTCCGCTGTGGATCGACCGCGGGCGGGTCGGCGCCGCACGCTCCACCGAGCCGGCCGCGGACGCCGCCCGTCGCTTCGCCGAGCTGCTCCGGGCCAGGCGCGTCGACGTGGCAGGCGAGCCCGCCCGGGTGGAGGCGCCCGCCGGGGCCACGAAGGTCGCGCAGGCCCGCAGCGCCCGGCTGTCGCGGATCGTCGAGCGGTTCCTGGCCGACTCCGACAACGAGGTCGCCGAGGTCCTGCTGCGCCAGGCCGCGCTCGGGGGAGGGCAGCCTGGCTCTTTCGCCGGTGGTGCGAAGGTGGCCACCGAGGTCCTCGCCAGGTCGGGCGTCAGCACCGAGGGACTGGTGCTGAACGACGGCAGCGGGCTCTCGCGCAAGAACCGGATCTCCGCCACCACGCTCGCCGAGACGATGGTCCAGGCGTCGGCCCGGCCGCGCCTGTCCTCGACACTGAGCGGCCTGCCGGTGGGCGGCTTCAGCGGCACCCTCGAGAACCGCTACGACCGCAGCGACGCGCGCGGCGTCGTGCGCGCGAAGACCGGCACCCTCACCGGCGTGCACTCCTTGGCCGGCATCGTCACCCTCGACGGTGGCCGGCCCGTGGCCTTCGCGGTGATGGCCGACGACACCGAGCAGGTCAACCCCTTCGTCACCCAGGCCGCGCTCGACCGCGTCGCCGCGTCGATGGCCACCTGCGCCTGCGGGGCCTAGCGCGCCTCTGGTCTCGATACGCCGCTCGCTGCGCTCGCGTGCCACTCGACCACCGGGGCGGAGCGAAGCGAGACGTAGGGGCACCTCCCGCTTGCGGGGGCGTATCGAGATCAACCCTGCGAGGTGACCTCTAGGCTGCTCAGGTGGCCTCCTCCCGTCTCGTCGACCGGCTCCCCGCCGGCACCACCGACGACGTCGACGCGGTGCACGAGGCCATCCTCGACTGGATCCAGGACCGCGGCCTGACGCCGTACCCCGCGCAGGACGAGGCGATCCTCGAGATGGTCGCCGGGTCCAACGTCGTGCTGGCCACGCCCACCGGCTCGGGCAAGAGCCTCGTCGCCACGGCGGCGATGGGGGCGGCGCTCGCGCGCGGTGAGTGCAGTGTCTACACCGCGCCGATCAAGGCGCTCGTCAGCGAGAAGTTCTTCGACCTGTGCGAGGTCTTCGGCGCCGACAACGTCGGCATGGTCACCGGCGACGCCGCCGTGAACGCCGACGCGCCGATCATCGCCGCGACGGCCGAGATCCTGGCGAACATGGCGCTGCGCGAGGGCGCCGCGGCCGACATCGGCCTGGTCGTGATGGACGAGTTCCACTTCTACGCCGACCCCGACCGCGGCTGGGCCTGGCAGGTGCCGCTGATCGAGCTGCCGCGCGCCCAGTTCCTGCTCATGTCGGCCACGCTCGGCGACACGACGCGCCTCGAGTCCGACCTCGCCCGGCGCACGGGCCGCGAGACCGTGGCGGTCACGTCGGTCGAGCGTCCGGTGCCGCTGGTCAGCGAGTACGTCACCACGCCGGTGCACGAGACGCTGGAGCAGCTCGTCGAGACGCACCAGACGCCGGTCTACGTCGTGCACTTCTCGCAGGCGGCCGCGCTGGAGCGCGCGCAGGCCCTGACCAGCGCCAAGGTCGCCACCCGCGCCGAGCGCGACGCGATCGCCGACGCGCTGGGCGACTTCCGCTTCACCTCGGCCTTCGGCAAGACCCTCTCGCGTCTGATCCGCATGGGCATCGGCGTCCACCACGCCGGCATGCTGCCGCGGTACCGCCGCCTCGTCGAGACCCTCACGCAGCAGGGGCTGCTCAAGGTGGTGTGCGGCACCGACACGCTCGGCGTCGGCATCAACGTGCCGATCCGCACCGTGCTCTTCAGCGGCCTGTCGAAGTACGACGGCACCCGCCAGCGCCATCTCCAGGTGCGCGAGTTCCAGCAGATCGCCGGGCGCGCGGGCCGCGCCGGGTTCGACACCGTGGGGCACGTCGTCGTCGAGGCGCCCGAGCACGAGATCGAGAACGCCCGGCTCGTGCGCAAGGCCGGAGACGACCCGAAGAAGCTCAAGCGCATCCAGCGCAAGAAGCCGCCCGAGGGCTTCGTCTCCTGGGGGCACGGCACGTTCGAGCGACTCGTGAACGGCACGCCCGAGCCGCTGGTCTCGCGGATGAAGGTCAGTCACGCGATGGTGCTCGACGTCATCACCCGGCCCGGCGACGCGCGCGCGGCGCTGGAGCACCTGATCCGCGAGAGCGGCGAGACCGAGGAGTCGCAGGAGCGCCTGCTGGCCGAGGTCGAGAACATCGTCGAGGCGCTGCTGGCCGGTGAGGTCGTCGAGCGGCTCGACCCGCCGGACGCCCAGGGCCGCACCCTGCGCCTGACCGTCGACCTGCAGGCGAACTTCGCGCTGAACCAGCCGTTGTCGCCGTTCGCGGTCGCGGCCTTCGACCTGCTCGACCGCGAGTCGCCCACCTACGCCCTCGACGTCGTGTCGGTCGTGGAGTCCACGCTCGACGACCCGCGACCGATCATCAGCGCCCAGCGATTCCGGGCCCGCGGCGAGGCGGTCGCAGAGATGAAGATGGACGGCATCGAGTACGACGAGCGGATGGAGCTGCTCGAGGACGTCGAGCACCCCAAGCCGCTCGAGGACCTGCTGAACGCCGCCTACGAGATGTACCGCAACGGTCACCCGTGGGTGGCCGACCACGAGCTGCGGCCGAAGTCGGTCGTGCGCGAGATGTGGGAGCGGGCCATGACGTTCTCCGAGGTCATCGCCGAGTACCGCCTGGCCCGGTCCGAGGGGCTCGTCCTGCGCTACCTCTCCGACGTCTACAAGACGCTCGTGCGCACGGTGCCCACGGCGGTGCGCAACGACGAG from Aeromicrobium phoceense encodes:
- a CDS encoding SCO6745 family protein, whose amino-acid sequence is MTSRALWSAIENLHGGVYFAPDSKARYESVGLKGYWMGYFASRAAALGTPGPRLVVATFHGFAPRLVERALPDAWRMADRDRVLEQRYALARDLLEGVAEGAAALAPRVRSVLQGVDWAGKPLAAAHADLSASDDPVVDFWQSVTALREYRGDCHLAVLTAAGLGGAAANALAVGTGWSWFSDQRTMRGWTEQEWAEAIAGLVTRGWLEPDGTATDTGRAARAQLEDATDRVVAAGLDREAASRLVTLEAELVDLAGQWADDHPALAGRSLRSS
- the cobU gene encoding bifunctional adenosylcobinamide kinase/adenosylcobinamide-phosphate guanylyltransferase codes for the protein MRTLITGGVRSGKSFHAESMLVAATDVTYIAPGPAPDPEFDPDWAARVEAHRGRRPEHWKTVETADLERAIAMADGTVIVDCLGTWVTALISELDGWDQTLDDWEPEFWLRVERAVQAMTAHAEDVVVVTNEVGWGVVPEHRSGRLFRDLLGKVNQRFAMDCDEVLLVVSGRVLRL
- a CDS encoding sugar phosphate isomerase/epimerase family protein: MGKRFTLFTGQWADLTLEEVAELAAGWGYDGLEIAVSGEHLDAWRWDDDDYVEGRLEILRRHGLGCWAISNHLKGQAVCDDPIDDRHRSIVGPRVWGDGEPEGVRRRAAEEMQHTARLAQRMGIDVVVGFTGSSIWQYVAMFPPVPAERIEAGYQDFADRWHPILDVFDECGVRFAHEVHPSEIAYDHWSTVRTLEAIGHREAFGINWDPSHMLWQGLDPVAFISDFADRIYHVDCKDTRMRMGGGRNGILSSHLPWGDQRRGWDFVSTGRGDVPWEDAFRALARIGYDGPISVEWEDAGMDRLRGAPEALEFLKRFDFDLPTASFDSVFDQG
- a CDS encoding DEAD/DEAH box helicase, whose translation is MVAGSNVVLATPTGSGKSLVATAAMGAALARGECSVYTAPIKALVSEKFFDLCEVFGADNVGMVTGDAAVNADAPIIAATAEILANMALREGAAADIGLVVMDEFHFYADPDRGWAWQVPLIELPRAQFLLMSATLGDTTRLESDLARRTGRETVAVTSVERPVPLVSEYVTTPVHETLEQLVETHQTPVYVVHFSQAAALERAQALTSAKVATRAERDAIADALGDFRFTSAFGKTLSRLIRMGIGVHHAGMLPRYRRLVETLTQQGLLKVVCGTDTLGVGINVPIRTVLFSGLSKYDGTRQRHLQVREFQQIAGRAGRAGFDTVGHVVVEAPEHEIENARLVRKAGDDPKKLKRIQRKKPPEGFVSWGHGTFERLVNGTPEPLVSRMKVSHAMVLDVITRPGDARAALEHLIRESGETEESQERLLAEVENIVEALLAGEVVERLDPPDAQGRTLRLTVDLQANFALNQPLSPFAVAAFDLLDRESPTYALDVVSVVESTLDDPRPIISAQRFRARGEAVAEMKMDGIEYDERMELLEDVEHPKPLEDLLNAAYEMYRNGHPWVADHELRPKSVVREMWERAMTFSEVIAEYRLARSEGLVLRYLSDVYKTLVRTVPTAVRNDELTDLTEWLGELVRQTDSSLLDEWEQLIAPGEDPADVRPQATGAETPRPLTANARAFRVLVRNAMFRRVELAAFGRWDALGELDAASGWDALAWREAIAGYREEYSELGSGAQARGPQLFMVEDETRRVWQVRQVFDDPEGDRDWGISAEVDLDASDAEGEPVVRVLDIGPR
- a CDS encoding TetR/AcrR family transcriptional regulator, which produces MTQTRVSRAERQQQTRDRLVEVATQMFLDVGYSGTSLDKVAVEAGFSKGAVYSNFAGKEELCMAALDTIHAEKIRLVHEMFTEDTSIETRLKSFVEWSRSGLGEPRWTALEVEFAAVARHNPWVASELVKRHREVRRLIAQLISATVEDAGLETTVPVEHVATALLAVGAGLGGLRALDPKIDMDVFGDVLAGLVRPRRDPAAQ
- a CDS encoding Gfo/Idh/MocA family protein; the protein is MTRELGVAVIGYSFMGKAHSNAWRNVGAFHPHLPPVAQQVLVGRDPSAVRSAAHQFGWRESATDWRDVVTRDDVDIVDICTPGHLHHEIALAALRAGKHVIVEKPLTNTLEESAELVVAAEQARARGVRSMVGFNYRCVPALALARQVIAEGRIGEVRQVRASYLQDWLVDPEAPMTWRLRKEEAGSGVLGDLGSHVVDQVRFLLDDEVSSVAGRLETFVGSRPGPSGPEPVTVDDAAWALLGTSRGAMVSLEVSRMATGRKNALQIEVYGSRGSVAFDLERLNELWIDTGEGRTRVLVTEPDHPHLEPWWPPGHVLGWDHTFTTQAAGFLAAIADGTDPTPSFEDGLAVQRVLDAIERSAVAGRDTVALARS
- the dacB gene encoding D-alanyl-D-alanine carboxypeptidase/D-alanyl-D-alanine-endopeptidase, giving the protein MLPLLVVVTLAAIGALYVRGDLNPILCDGACGPEYVTAPTGLASASPASDRATGVGSAPVDAAALAAAVKDPLASDALGGRTSLVALDARDGTVLAESGDGTHIPASTTKLLTAVAALDTLGPDATFTTSVVRDGDRLVLVGGGDPYLTDTRTKGSPVERADLATLAAATATKVGRARVTLGYDVSLFSGPSVSPAWEEGYVGSVVAPVSPLWIDRGRVGAARSTEPAADAARRFAELLRARRVDVAGEPARVEAPAGATKVAQARSARLSRIVERFLADSDNEVAEVLLRQAALGGGQPGSFAGGAKVATEVLARSGVSTEGLVLNDGSGLSRKNRISATTLAETMVQASARPRLSSTLSGLPVGGFSGTLENRYDRSDARGVVRAKTGTLTGVHSLAGIVTLDGGRPVAFAVMADDTEQVNPFVTQAALDRVAASMATCACGA
- the cobT gene encoding nicotinate-nucleotide--dimethylbenzimidazole phosphoribosyltransferase; this translates as MITPPSQDALSAARDRLAALAIPAGALGRLGELAVWWSSVRGEATPAAPSNVRAVVFAGDHGVAAHGVSAYPPAVTGAMVRAFVSGVAGVAVLARQHDVHLRVQDLGVDGEFPDLDPSISAYKIRRGTEPLHLTDAMTADEAQRAVDAGAAIAAEEIAAGADLLIGGDMGIGDTTTAAVLTAAVLGLPAVDVVGRGTGIDDAALRVKTDVIDTALRRAQDRTSDPIDLLSALGSPDIAAQAGFISAAAQAGVPVLLDGAIATAAALVAERLTPGVAPWLAAGHRSTEGAQWHALKDLGLEPLLDLGMRLGEGSGAVAAVPLVRSAALLLSEMARLDELL
- a CDS encoding inorganic diphosphatase, coding for MFFDVTVEIPKGERNKYELDHKTHRIRLDRTLFTSMQYPADYGFIDNTLGNDGDPLDALVILPFPTFPGCVIECRAIGMFKMTDEAGGDDKILCVPAGDPRHDHTQDVGDVSDFDLREIEHFFTSYKDLEPGKSVEEGSEWVGRAEAEAEIQASFERFKANGGY
- a CDS encoding adenosylcobinamide-GDP ribazoletransferase translates to MSRFGDAVRLSVGTFSAVPVPAPRRVDRATAGVAVAIAPLAVVPVGVLVALVAWGGQELGLSSVVVGALAIGLGAWATRGFHLDGLADTADALASSYDRDRALTVARTGDVGPAGAATLVLVLLVQAAAAGTLATCWSWGPVALGGLWCLARVAATVGLRRGVPAARRDGMGATFAGSIGPITLAVVWLAAAAVGAALTATTSAPVLQGVAAVAVALVVVVALIAHVVRRLGGIIGDAVGASVEVALAVLLIGFSAVIP
- a CDS encoding DNA-3-methyladenine glycosylase I — protein: MTFLGPDGEPRCDWAGGAPGFVEYHDGEWGFPVSDDVRLFEKFCLEGFQSGLSWRTILDKRENFRAAFAGFELQAVAAFDESDVLRMLADAGIVRHRGKIEAAINNAGRALELIESEGSLAAFVWRHEPDPAEIPEPQSLTTSPTAISLSKDLKRRGWKFVGPTTVFSFMQAMGLVNDHAHDCVVRARVADARAAFTPPA